In Pectobacterium aroidearum, the following are encoded in one genomic region:
- a CDS encoding efflux RND transporter permease subunit, translating to MSEGRFNLSALAVRERSITLFLIILITVAGILSFFELGRAEDPPFTVKQMTIITAWPGATAQEMQDQVAEPLEKRMQELKWYDRSETYTRPGLAFTMLSLLDSTPPSQVQEEFYQARKKLGDEAKNLPAGVIGPMVNDEFSDVTFALFALKAKGEPQRLLVRDAESLRQRLLHVPGVKKVNIIGEQAERIFVSFSHDRLATLGIAPQDIFSALNSQNVLTPAGSINTSGPQVFIRLDGAFDTLEKIRETPIVVQGRTLKLSDVATVERGYEDPATFLVRNQGEPALLLGIVMREGWNGLDLGKALDAETAKINEGMPLGMTLTKVTDQSVNISSSVDEFMIKFFVALLVVLVVCFISMGWRVGVVVAAAVPLTLAIVFVVMEASGKNFDRITLGSLILALGLLVDDAIIAIEMMEVKMEEGYSRVKASAYAWSHTAAPMLAGTLVTAVGFMPNGFAQSTAGEYTSNMFWIVGIALIASWVVAVVFTPYLGVKMLPEIKTVEGGHAAIYNTRHYNRFRRLLTRVIARKWIVAGTVVAAFSVAILGMALVKKQFFPTSDRPEVLVEVQMPYGTSIEQTSTATAKVENWLLEQEEAKIVTSYIGQGSPRFFLAMSPELPDPSFAKIVVLTDSQEAREALKFRLREAAANGLAPEALVRVTQLVFGPNSPYPVAYRVIGPDPTTLREIADKVKAVMLANPMMRTVNADGGPQVPALHFTLDQDRLQAVGLTSNAVAQQLQFMLSGVPITSVREDIRSVQVMGRAAGDIRLDPAKIAGFTLVGSAGQRIPLSQIGEVDVKMEDPILRRRDRTPIITVRGDIAENLQPPDVSMAILKQLQPIIDTLPAGYRIEQAGPIEESGKATQAMAPLFPIMIAITLLIIILQVRSMSAMVMVFLTSPLGLIGVVPTLLLFNQPFGINALVGLIALSGILMRNTLILIGQIHHNEQEGLSPFDAVVEATVQRARPVLLTAMAAILAFIPLTHSVFWGTLAYTLIGGTFGGTIITLVFLPAMYAIWFKIHPENKKHIDKPVSV from the coding sequence ATGAGCGAAGGAAGATTCAATCTTTCGGCGCTTGCTGTCCGCGAGCGTTCCATCACGCTGTTTCTTATTATCCTGATTACCGTCGCTGGCATTCTCTCGTTCTTTGAGTTGGGACGGGCCGAAGATCCACCGTTCACGGTTAAACAGATGACAATTATCACTGCATGGCCGGGAGCGACCGCTCAGGAAATGCAGGATCAGGTGGCCGAACCGCTGGAAAAGCGCATGCAGGAGCTCAAGTGGTATGACCGTAGTGAGACTTACACGCGTCCTGGACTGGCTTTTACCATGCTGTCACTGCTCGATAGTACGCCGCCTTCACAAGTACAGGAGGAATTCTATCAGGCGCGTAAAAAGCTCGGCGATGAGGCTAAAAACCTGCCGGCAGGCGTGATTGGGCCGATGGTGAACGACGAATTCTCGGACGTGACTTTTGCGCTCTTTGCGCTGAAGGCAAAGGGCGAACCGCAGCGGTTGCTGGTGCGTGATGCCGAATCGCTGCGTCAACGTCTGTTGCATGTGCCGGGCGTGAAGAAGGTCAATATTATCGGGGAGCAGGCGGAACGCATCTTTGTCTCGTTCTCGCATGACCGGCTGGCGACGCTGGGTATTGCTCCTCAGGATATTTTCTCCGCGCTGAACAGCCAGAACGTGCTGACGCCGGCCGGCTCGATTAATACGAGCGGGCCGCAGGTCTTTATTCGTCTGGATGGCGCTTTCGACACGCTGGAAAAGATCCGTGAAACGCCGATTGTCGTACAGGGCAGGACGCTAAAGCTCTCGGACGTGGCAACCGTTGAACGTGGCTATGAAGATCCTGCGACCTTTCTGGTCCGCAATCAGGGTGAACCGGCGCTGTTGCTGGGCATTGTGATGCGTGAAGGATGGAATGGTCTGGATTTAGGGAAAGCACTGGATGCCGAGACAGCCAAAATCAATGAGGGTATGCCGCTCGGCATGACGTTGACGAAAGTCACCGATCAGTCTGTGAATATCAGTTCGTCTGTCGACGAATTCATGATCAAATTCTTCGTCGCGTTGCTTGTCGTGCTGGTCGTTTGCTTCATCAGCATGGGCTGGCGCGTGGGCGTTGTCGTTGCTGCCGCGGTGCCGTTGACGCTGGCTATAGTCTTTGTGGTGATGGAGGCCTCCGGCAAAAACTTTGACCGTATTACGTTGGGTTCCCTCATTTTGGCGCTGGGTTTGCTGGTCGATGATGCCATTATCGCCATCGAGATGATGGAGGTGAAAATGGAGGAGGGCTATAGCCGTGTCAAAGCCTCTGCCTATGCTTGGAGTCACACGGCTGCACCGATGCTTGCTGGTACGCTGGTCACCGCCGTGGGTTTCATGCCTAACGGTTTCGCGCAGTCTACTGCAGGTGAGTACACCAGCAACATGTTTTGGATTGTCGGCATTGCCCTGATTGCCTCCTGGGTTGTTGCGGTGGTCTTCACTCCCTATCTAGGGGTGAAAATGCTGCCGGAAATCAAAACCGTAGAGGGGGGACACGCTGCCATCTACAACACCCGCCATTACAACCGATTTCGCCGTTTACTGACGCGTGTTATCGCGCGGAAATGGATCGTAGCAGGTACCGTGGTGGCTGCCTTTAGCGTAGCGATTTTAGGTATGGCGCTGGTTAAAAAACAATTCTTCCCGACCTCCGATCGTCCTGAAGTGCTGGTAGAAGTACAGATGCCCTATGGGACGTCTATTGAGCAGACCAGCACGGCCACGGCGAAGGTAGAGAACTGGCTGCTGGAGCAGGAAGAAGCAAAAATTGTTACGTCTTACATTGGTCAGGGTTCGCCGCGCTTTTTTCTGGCTATGTCGCCAGAACTGCCCGATCCATCGTTTGCAAAAATTGTCGTGCTGACGGACAGTCAGGAAGCGCGTGAGGCGCTCAAGTTTCGATTGCGTGAAGCGGCGGCCAACGGCCTGGCTCCGGAAGCGCTTGTCCGGGTGACTCAACTGGTGTTTGGCCCCAATTCACCTTATCCGGTGGCCTACCGTGTTATAGGGCCGGATCCGACCACGTTGCGTGAGATTGCAGACAAGGTGAAAGCGGTGATGTTGGCAAACCCGATGATGAGGACGGTCAACGCCGACGGGGGGCCGCAGGTGCCAGCGCTGCATTTCACGCTCGATCAAGATCGCTTACAGGCGGTGGGATTGACATCGAATGCGGTCGCTCAGCAGCTTCAGTTCATGCTCTCGGGTGTTCCGATCACATCGGTACGTGAAGACATCCGCTCGGTGCAGGTCATGGGGCGCGCTGCCGGGGATATCCGCCTTGATCCAGCAAAAATAGCAGGCTTCACGCTCGTGGGTTCTGCCGGTCAGCGCATTCCTCTGTCACAGATAGGGGAGGTCGACGTGAAGATGGAAGACCCGATCCTGCGCCGCCGCGATCGTACACCGATCATTACCGTGCGCGGCGATATCGCTGAAAACCTGCAGCCGCCGGATGTTTCTATGGCGATCCTGAAACAGCTACAGCCCATCATTGATACGCTTCCCGCCGGATACCGAATTGAACAGGCTGGCCCGATTGAAGAGTCAGGGAAAGCCACTCAGGCGATGGCGCCGCTGTTTCCGATCATGATTGCCATCACGCTACTGATCATCATCCTACAGGTGCGCTCAATGTCGGCAATGGTGATGGTGTTTCTCACTTCACCACTGGGGCTGATTGGTGTGGTGCCGACGCTGTTGCTCTTCAATCAGCCGTTTGGCATCAATGCGCTTGTGGGGTTGATTGCGCTCTCCGGTATCCTGATGCGCAATACCTTGATCCTTATCGGGCAGATCCATCACAACGAGCAAGAAGGGCTCTCGCCATTCGATGCGGTGGTGGAGGCGACGGTGCAGCGAGCCCGCCCCGTGTTGCTGACGGCAATGGCCGCCATTCTGGCGTTTATCCCGCTGACTCACTCGGTGTTTTGGGGAACGCTGGCTTATACCCTGATTGGTGGAACGTTTGGCGGCACCATCATCACACTGGTGTTTCTGCCAGCGATGTATGCCATCTGGTTCAAAATTCACCCAGAGAATAAGAAGCACATCGATAAGCCCGTATCGGTGTAA
- a CDS encoding multidrug effflux MFS transporter, which yields MAKTYSFEAPRLTGKIVALLAGLSAISILSTNIILPAFPDIGEQLGASPRELGLTLSSFFITFALAQLVVGPLSDRYGRKTLVLGGLSVFIVGTVVGGLAGSLETLIVGRVIQALGICAAAVLARAIARDLFDGETLARALSLTMIATAAAPGFSPLLGSVLTTTLGWRAIFILVGLAAFAIAVFYAHGLGETHPAERRAPHSVPDVILAYGKLVVNGAFILPALSMSLLMSGLFASFGAAPAILMSGIGLSSFQAGLYFASTVFVVFGAGMAAPRLAHRYGPRRIASVGLAIALAGGSLLLFGPKAPGLSWYTFSMIVFLWGMGLANPLGTAITMGPFGKEAGLASALLGFLTMGMAAMTTWLGSVLPFPPVTTLGGIQATACLIALVLFCCSAFVRANTRSREII from the coding sequence ATGGCGAAAACGTATTCCTTTGAAGCCCCACGATTAACCGGAAAAATTGTTGCGCTCTTGGCGGGGCTTTCGGCCATTAGCATCTTGTCTACAAACATTATTCTTCCGGCTTTCCCCGATATCGGAGAACAACTTGGGGCATCTCCCCGTGAACTTGGTCTGACGCTTTCCAGTTTTTTCATTACTTTCGCGCTGGCTCAATTGGTTGTTGGCCCGTTATCGGATCGCTATGGACGCAAGACGCTCGTATTGGGAGGACTTTCCGTCTTCATCGTTGGTACGGTCGTCGGCGGCCTTGCTGGTTCACTTGAAACGCTGATTGTTGGAAGAGTTATTCAGGCGTTGGGGATATGCGCTGCCGCAGTGCTAGCCCGTGCAATTGCACGTGATTTATTTGACGGTGAAACGTTGGCGCGGGCGCTCTCCCTGACGATGATCGCCACGGCAGCGGCACCAGGCTTCTCACCGCTGCTGGGAAGCGTGCTGACCACCACTCTGGGATGGCGAGCGATCTTTATACTGGTGGGGCTTGCCGCGTTTGCCATCGCGGTCTTCTATGCTCATGGATTGGGAGAAACACATCCTGCTGAACGTCGGGCTCCACACTCGGTTCCAGACGTGATATTGGCGTACGGTAAGCTGGTAGTGAATGGGGCATTTATCCTTCCGGCACTGTCAATGAGTCTGTTGATGAGTGGATTGTTTGCCTCTTTCGGTGCTGCACCCGCGATTCTGATGAGTGGGATAGGCCTATCGTCATTTCAGGCCGGGCTCTATTTCGCCTCCACCGTGTTCGTTGTCTTTGGTGCGGGTATGGCCGCGCCGCGACTGGCCCACCGTTATGGGCCGCGAAGAATAGCGTCGGTGGGGCTCGCTATCGCGTTAGCCGGCGGGAGTTTGCTACTGTTTGGGCCGAAGGCTCCAGGTCTGAGTTGGTATACCTTTTCCATGATCGTGTTCCTCTGGGGAATGGGCTTAGCCAATCCACTGGGAACGGCAATAACCATGGGGCCCTTCGGGAAAGAAGCGGGTCTGGCGTCTGCGCTACTTGGCTTCTTGACGATGGGAATGGCGGCGATGACAACCTGGCTGGGCTCTGTGCTGCCGTTTCCCCCTGTCACCACGCTAGGTGGTATACAGGCAACAGCCTGTTTGATTGCACTGGTATTGTTTTGCTGTAGCGCATTCGTGAGAGCGAATACGCGCTCAAGGGAAATTATATAG
- a CDS encoding CocE/NonD family hydrolase — translation MRHHSVADLIRVTVITALFCLTFSSIAALPDVSLKHQQFEGLIREPLSLQVTLNNGEPALLDAFVTRPVSQAKLPVVVITNGTVGTAEFDRWEMNPNRESSTALAFARHGYAAVTVLREGYGYSSGGAEYSGGSCKQPLHKLAGEKDTRDILAALAAIRHQPWASPDKAVLAGMSAGGFAVLATSAVNPPGVQAIINFDGGRGSIDGKSLCDRSGLINAFTTYGLTARIPSLWLYSSNDQSFTPEMGRAFSEAYRSGGGNAAFIEMPAFEKNGHVFMDTAPENFWWKRVADFLAQQHLPVNEVVSLPTVHLTSPANLNNLAGKKAFRKYEAARLYEKAFATGKDGAWGTAYWARNGHEAADTAVRNCEKFQPKGAANCTVYAINDVVVTQ, via the coding sequence ATGCGACATCACTCGGTGGCCGATCTAATCAGAGTAACCGTCATTACTGCATTGTTTTGTCTTACCTTTTCTTCCATCGCTGCTCTACCGGATGTTTCGCTCAAACACCAGCAATTCGAAGGACTAATCAGAGAACCGCTTTCATTACAGGTCACACTGAATAATGGTGAGCCAGCACTACTCGATGCATTCGTCACCCGGCCAGTCAGCCAAGCGAAACTCCCGGTAGTGGTGATTACTAATGGCACCGTGGGTACTGCTGAGTTTGATCGCTGGGAAATGAACCCAAATCGTGAATCGTCCACAGCGCTTGCCTTTGCGCGCCACGGTTATGCGGCGGTTACCGTTCTGCGGGAGGGATACGGTTATTCAAGCGGCGGAGCTGAATATTCAGGCGGCTCCTGTAAACAGCCTCTGCATAAGCTGGCAGGTGAAAAAGACACAAGAGATATACTGGCCGCGCTTGCCGCAATAAGGCACCAGCCCTGGGCCTCTCCAGATAAAGCAGTTCTGGCAGGCATGTCAGCAGGCGGTTTTGCTGTTCTGGCAACCAGCGCGGTTAACCCGCCCGGTGTTCAGGCTATCATCAATTTTGACGGTGGTAGAGGTTCCATCGACGGCAAATCACTTTGTGATAGATCCGGTCTGATTAACGCATTCACCACGTATGGCCTCACTGCTCGCATCCCTTCACTGTGGCTCTATTCCAGCAACGATCAATCTTTCACGCCAGAAATGGGCAGAGCATTTTCTGAGGCCTATCGTAGCGGTGGAGGTAACGCTGCATTTATTGAAATGCCTGCTTTTGAAAAAAACGGACACGTATTTATGGATACGGCACCGGAGAATTTCTGGTGGAAACGCGTGGCTGACTTCCTTGCACAGCAGCACTTGCCAGTCAATGAAGTCGTCTCCTTACCGACAGTACACCTTACTTCCCCCGCAAACCTTAATAACCTTGCGGGCAAAAAAGCGTTCAGGAAATACGAAGCGGCACGGCTTTATGAGAAGGCATTTGCGACAGGAAAAGACGGGGCATGGGGAACGGCATATTGGGCACGGAACGGCCATGAAGCGGCTGATACCGCCGTCAGAAACTGTGAAAAATTCCAGCCAAAAGGAGCTGCCAACTGTACTGTCTATGCCATCAATGATGTGGTGGTAACACAGTAA
- a CDS encoding DUF6387 family protein, translating to MTKKMPKAEIVEALSEWFDVSRYDVLKDLTLEQIYAELERRIFAYKTRQQWETAGQENQILAIYHDALIRSGKVIHETKWVSDSHMLAHSYAVRPMTRNSLFNYGRAMYRLENNAPKDDVSVSSEYISEYLKQGGLNPANKMLIEIDLDEASSDDLAEHLKVLITQWQKHLKVPKPPEKDFRFGHKTFQKILDYKIIPLMDLIGWEQLNNQKIPYPVLAGLLHPDIRYARGSEQIKDTDYPLAYDFLNNDNYFKSLNDFFIKNMLIKSSNIIEVINMNDKPEDKKKTRESR from the coding sequence ATGACAAAAAAGATGCCTAAAGCGGAGATAGTTGAAGCACTGAGCGAGTGGTTTGATGTAAGCCGTTACGATGTGCTGAAAGACTTAACGCTAGAACAAATCTATGCCGAGCTGGAGAGGCGTATCTTTGCCTATAAAACCAGACAGCAGTGGGAAACAGCAGGTCAAGAGAACCAAATTCTGGCGATATACCATGATGCTCTGATCCGTTCTGGTAAGGTCATACATGAGACTAAATGGGTCTCTGACAGCCATATGCTGGCACACAGTTATGCTGTCAGGCCAATGACAAGGAATTCACTGTTCAACTATGGACGGGCAATGTATCGGCTGGAAAATAACGCGCCTAAAGATGATGTTTCAGTGAGTTCGGAATATATCTCTGAATATCTGAAGCAGGGCGGTTTGAACCCTGCTAACAAGATGCTGATCGAAATTGATTTGGATGAAGCCAGCAGTGACGATCTGGCAGAACACTTAAAAGTGCTTATCACTCAATGGCAGAAGCACCTGAAAGTGCCTAAGCCACCGGAAAAAGATTTCCGTTTTGGTCATAAAACCTTCCAGAAGATACTCGATTACAAAATCATCCCTCTTATGGATCTCATTGGTTGGGAACAGCTCAACAATCAGAAAATCCCGTATCCTGTATTGGCTGGCCTCCTGCACCCCGATATACGTTATGCCAGAGGCAGCGAGCAAATCAAAGACACTGATTACCCTCTGGCCTATGATTTCTTGAATAATGACAATTATTTCAAGTCGTTAAATGATTTTTTCATAAAAAACATGCTCATAAAGAGTTCGAATATTATTGAAGTCATCAACATGAATGACAAACCTGAAGACAAGAAGAAAACAAGGGAAAGTCGCTAA
- a CDS encoding AlpA family transcriptional regulator, producing the protein MVQIVENKQHRLIRLPEVKRRTGFGKTWIYALIKSGRFPSQVKTGVRAVAFIESEVDAWIEEIISDSRPVSE; encoded by the coding sequence ATGGTTCAAATCGTAGAAAATAAACAACACCGCCTTATTCGTTTACCAGAAGTAAAAAGAAGAACAGGTTTTGGGAAGACGTGGATTTATGCGCTTATTAAATCTGGACGTTTTCCTTCACAGGTGAAAACTGGTGTAAGAGCAGTTGCCTTTATTGAAAGTGAAGTTGATGCATGGATTGAGGAAATCATTTCTGATTCACGTCCTGTATCTGAATAA
- a CDS encoding DNA-binding protein, whose translation MIDEFHVMYMYRKIQAEAATTDIKTLNQLLKKFRKVVAERREEYYQEIGEKKARKLRVNRMKKIREQMARDRILPDALID comes from the coding sequence ATGATTGATGAATTCCACGTAATGTATATGTATAGAAAAATCCAAGCTGAAGCCGCTACTACTGATATCAAAACATTGAATCAACTGTTAAAGAAGTTCCGCAAAGTGGTAGCAGAGCGTCGTGAAGAATACTATCAGGAGATTGGTGAGAAGAAGGCGCGTAAATTAAGGGTAAATAGGATGAAAAAAATACGTGAGCAAATGGCGCGTGACAGGATTTTACCAGATGCGCTGATTGACTGA
- a CDS encoding DNA-binding protein yields MNTNDTELLSLFETLTTEQKIDIARHLLQNRDIKSTTVIATEEDKAISFAQPYVFAFTSNFRVFSDLDISKNEFRVLTYILEYMEFGNLINLSQSSLCKALNIASGNMSNIFKKLKQKGILVEHHGHLYINSNIFAKGLSHQLDEKRKEHLSNARSLHAELEKYPENYTDYSKQERRNLALERETKEIYTDAFIFSKKKKNNAVPNAKNSIKIDKPRKVYKRTKENEAARKDLADATNHLKAVS; encoded by the coding sequence ATGAATACTAATGACACTGAACTACTTAGCCTATTTGAAACATTAACCACTGAACAAAAGATTGATATCGCAAGACACTTACTACAAAACAGAGATATAAAATCGACCACTGTTATTGCAACAGAAGAAGATAAAGCAATCTCATTTGCACAGCCTTATGTTTTTGCTTTCACTTCCAACTTTCGTGTTTTTTCTGATTTGGATATATCTAAGAATGAATTCCGTGTCTTGACTTATATCTTAGAATATATGGAGTTTGGAAACCTTATCAATCTGTCGCAATCATCACTCTGTAAAGCATTGAATATCGCATCCGGCAATATGTCCAACATATTCAAAAAGCTTAAACAGAAAGGCATTCTCGTTGAACATCATGGGCATCTGTATATTAATTCGAACATTTTCGCCAAAGGTCTAAGCCATCAACTTGATGAAAAGCGTAAAGAGCATTTAAGCAATGCCAGAAGTCTTCATGCTGAGCTTGAAAAATATCCAGAAAACTATACTGATTACTCAAAACAAGAAAGACGAAACCTAGCTTTAGAAAGAGAAACGAAAGAGATCTACACGGATGCTTTTATTTTTAGTAAGAAGAAAAAGAATAATGCTGTTCCTAATGCTAAAAACAGTATCAAGATCGATAAGCCCCGAAAGGTATACAAACGAACGAAGGAAAATGAAGCGGCAAGAAAAGACTTAGCTGATGCCACAAACCATTTGAAAGCAGTATCATGA
- a CDS encoding Hcp family type VI secretion system effector — translation MSSIIYLELTGDKQGLISSGCSSLQSIGNRSQLGHEDQIQVLSLNHSMSYDDNLSCHPVELIKFIDKSSPLLGVSTSSNERLTANFFLYRVNAAGQLELFYEIKLTDARIVDISCNYPHSINNNEMMPYEKVHLKYGSISWEHKVAGTSGYSIWNESIL, via the coding sequence ATGTCTAGCATTATTTATTTAGAACTTACAGGTGATAAGCAAGGATTAATTTCTTCTGGTTGTTCATCACTGCAATCAATTGGCAACAGAAGTCAACTCGGTCATGAAGACCAAATACAAGTATTGAGTCTCAATCACTCAATGAGTTATGATGATAACCTGTCCTGTCACCCTGTTGAGTTAATTAAATTTATTGATAAATCATCGCCGTTACTTGGTGTTTCAACCTCTTCAAATGAGCGGTTAACAGCTAACTTTTTCTTATACAGAGTGAATGCCGCTGGTCAATTGGAACTTTTTTACGAAATTAAATTAACAGATGCGCGTATTGTTGACATCTCCTGTAATTACCCACACTCAATAAATAACAATGAAATGATGCCATATGAAAAAGTGCATCTAAAATACGGCTCTATATCATGGGAGCATAAGGTAGCAGGAACATCTGGCTATAGTATCTGGAATGAAAGTATTTTGTGA
- a CDS encoding lipoprotein, whose amino-acid sequence MKKILLVASAALLLAGCGEKGDFEKVINAKISKSKVCYSLQDNDIVFNKGFPVKVNHGYRSAGYNASDEILNGLVEQGLLTVSQQPNGFSSVDVLEVTDKGQQVEFWDREEGACVGHRVVAEITSWTEPSDGAGAKITQVTYTWKLDGVPGWVDKKAFSGVRGMAEPEEAKIVLVKTNNGWAAR is encoded by the coding sequence ATGAAGAAGATTTTACTCGTTGCTTCTGCTGCTCTTTTGTTGGCGGGATGTGGTGAGAAAGGTGACTTTGAAAAAGTGATAAATGCGAAAATTTCAAAATCAAAGGTGTGCTACTCACTGCAGGATAATGACATTGTGTTCAACAAAGGTTTTCCGGTAAAAGTTAATCATGGCTACCGTTCTGCCGGATACAATGCCAGTGATGAAATCCTGAACGGGCTTGTTGAACAGGGGCTACTCACTGTTTCGCAGCAGCCTAACGGATTTAGCAGTGTTGATGTTCTGGAAGTTACCGATAAAGGCCAACAAGTTGAGTTTTGGGACCGTGAGGAAGGTGCCTGTGTTGGTCATCGTGTTGTTGCTGAGATCACAAGCTGGACTGAACCGAGTGATGGAGCTGGTGCTAAAATCACGCAAGTGACCTATACGTGGAAGCTCGATGGCGTTCCGGGTTGGGTTGATAAGAAAGCCTTTTCTGGCGTCAGGGGAATGGCTGAACCAGAAGAGGCCAAAATTGTTCTGGTGAAAACCAATAACGGCTGGGCCGCTCGGTAA
- a CDS encoding S-4TM family putative pore-forming effector, with translation MEINSVYKKQNKNDNIEMLMAVRRLYSKAKFINKINFLFSVIVPVVISLVKVFIDKYELLQINKFIPYLGYYGIAILAFTIITNGMVSDLKKKAALIQEMFDCDVLSIRWNDIKVGKKPSYSIIYKSSLYHKNKNRHSEFQNWYFDQEYKFKTSTAAILCQNENVGWDLSQRIVLSKILISILCLSFLSLLGVGFYFQMKVDEFFFYIVFLLPLLRHFYIQFKENKATIEKCTRINEAIEKVIDTLASQKEIENQELTFTIRTIQDEIYSHRASNQPVPDLMHKLFRKKNEEQYKRHFNYYLDKLDC, from the coding sequence ATGGAAATCAACTCTGTTTATAAAAAGCAAAATAAAAACGATAATATTGAAATGTTAATGGCTGTCAGGAGATTATATTCCAAGGCTAAGTTTATTAACAAAATTAATTTCTTATTCAGTGTGATTGTTCCAGTTGTTATTTCTCTAGTAAAAGTTTTCATCGATAAATATGAGCTATTACAGATTAACAAATTCATACCATATTTAGGTTATTATGGTATTGCAATATTAGCCTTTACAATTATTACAAATGGGATGGTTTCAGATCTAAAAAAGAAAGCGGCTCTAATCCAAGAGATGTTCGACTGCGATGTTTTATCAATCAGATGGAATGATATCAAAGTAGGGAAAAAGCCTAGTTACAGTATAATATATAAATCATCGCTCTATCACAAAAACAAAAATAGACATAGTGAGTTCCAAAATTGGTATTTTGATCAAGAGTATAAATTCAAAACCAGCACTGCTGCTATTTTGTGTCAAAATGAAAATGTAGGTTGGGATCTATCTCAGAGAATTGTTTTAAGCAAAATTCTTATTTCAATATTATGTCTATCTTTCCTTTCGCTACTGGGTGTAGGATTCTATTTCCAAATGAAGGTAGATGAGTTTTTTTTCTACATTGTTTTTTTACTACCTTTACTTAGGCATTTTTATATACAATTTAAAGAAAATAAAGCCACGATAGAAAAATGCACTCGAATTAATGAAGCTATTGAGAAAGTAATCGACACATTGGCATCCCAAAAAGAAATTGAAAATCAAGAGTTAACATTTACCATTAGGACCATTCAAGATGAAATATATTCTCATAGAGCTAGCAATCAACCTGTACCTGATCTAATGCACAAATTATTTCGGAAAAAAAATGAAGAACAATATAAAAGACATTTTAATTATTATCTTGATAAACTAGATTGTTAA